In Tolypothrix sp. NIES-4075, the following proteins share a genomic window:
- a CDS encoding molybdopterin oxidoreductase family protein, giving the protein MTEITKTVCPYCGVGCGLEVSPPAQHGKPTNRDSQGTPIWRVRGDKAHPSSQGMVCVKGATIAESLDKNRLRYPMVRDSLEQEFRRATWDEAFDLITKRIQTVRFTQGVEAICMYGSGQFQTEDYYIAQKLMKGCLGTNNFDANSRLCMSSAVAGYIQSFGADGPPCCYDDLELTDCAFLIGTNTAECHPIVFNRFEKYHKKNRKVKMIVVDPRRTPTAEAADLHLAIRPGTDIDLLNGIAHLLMRWNYIDPAFIEDCTSNFPAYAEVIRHYSPDVVAHRCGISVEDLETAARYWGESQRVLSMWSMGVNQSSEGTAKVRTIINLHLMTGQIGKPGAGPFSLTGQPNAMGGREAGGLAHLLPGYRTVKNAQQRAEVEEFWGLKPGQISPNPGLSAWDMITELENGNVGLLWIAATNPAVSMPDLERTKKALWRSPFTIYQDAYYPTETAAYAHVLLPAAQWGEKTGVMTNSERVVTLSKAFRPPLGEAKADWEIFAEVGRRLGFEKEFSFTNSAEVYTEFVQLTCNRPCDMTGMSHEQLQTEGATQWPHPKKKPEPIYIDSDTGVLGFEENTDVINRVYTSTDAINRVYTSTDAINRVSTISNSKRLYTDFRFHTPDGRARFGAYHSRGLAEPPDPDYPFVLTTGRLYGHWHTQTRTGRIEKIRSMHPQPFIEIHPRDAAKLNITDSEWVEVRSRRGKSKFPAKVTRAIAPGTVFVPMHWGALWAENSEANALTHPESCPDSLQPELKACAVQLAPITVNTLPNQVSLTSGVVT; this is encoded by the coding sequence ATGACTGAAATTACCAAAACCGTCTGTCCTTACTGTGGTGTCGGCTGTGGACTAGAAGTTTCGCCCCCAGCGCAACATGGCAAACCGACTAATCGAGATAGCCAAGGAACTCCAATTTGGCGGGTGCGGGGTGACAAAGCGCATCCATCAAGTCAAGGTATGGTGTGTGTCAAAGGCGCAACCATCGCCGAATCTTTAGATAAAAATAGATTGCGCTACCCAATGGTACGAGACTCCTTAGAACAGGAGTTTCGCCGGGCTACTTGGGATGAAGCTTTTGATCTCATCACCAAGCGCATTCAAACTGTGCGCTTTACCCAAGGAGTAGAAGCCATATGCATGTATGGTTCCGGTCAGTTTCAAACTGAGGACTACTACATCGCTCAGAAACTGATGAAAGGCTGCTTGGGTACAAACAACTTTGATGCCAACTCTCGCTTGTGCATGTCCAGTGCTGTCGCTGGCTACATTCAAAGCTTTGGCGCAGATGGTCCCCCCTGCTGTTACGATGACTTGGAGTTAACCGACTGTGCCTTTTTAATTGGTACGAATACGGCTGAATGTCACCCGATCGTTTTCAACCGATTCGAGAAATACCATAAAAAGAATCGCAAAGTAAAAATGATTGTCGTCGATCCCCGACGCACACCAACCGCAGAAGCCGCAGATTTACATTTAGCGATTCGTCCCGGTACAGATATCGACTTGTTAAATGGTATCGCTCACTTATTGATGCGCTGGAATTACATCGATCCCGCGTTCATCGAAGACTGTACCAGCAACTTCCCTGCATACGCTGAGGTGATTCGCCATTATTCCCCAGACGTGGTAGCCCATCGATGCGGTATCAGCGTTGAAGATTTAGAAACAGCAGCTCGCTACTGGGGTGAATCACAGCGGGTGCTATCGATGTGGTCAATGGGTGTCAATCAATCATCGGAAGGTACGGCTAAAGTCAGAACCATCATAAATTTGCACTTAATGACCGGACAAATAGGTAAGCCTGGGGCAGGACCTTTTTCCTTGACCGGTCAGCCAAACGCGATGGGAGGACGAGAAGCTGGAGGTTTAGCACATCTGTTACCCGGTTATCGCACGGTGAAAAATGCCCAGCAGCGAGCGGAAGTTGAGGAATTTTGGGGACTCAAACCAGGGCAAATTTCCCCAAATCCTGGTTTGTCGGCGTGGGATATGATTACTGAGTTAGAAAACGGTAATGTCGGGTTACTGTGGATTGCAGCTACCAATCCGGCTGTAAGTATGCCAGATTTAGAGCGAACAAAGAAAGCATTGTGGCGATCGCCTTTTACAATCTATCAAGACGCCTACTATCCCACAGAAACTGCTGCTTACGCTCACGTTTTGTTACCAGCGGCACAATGGGGTGAAAAAACTGGGGTGATGACAAACTCCGAACGAGTAGTCACCTTATCTAAAGCATTCCGCCCACCGTTAGGGGAAGCGAAAGCAGATTGGGAAATTTTTGCCGAAGTTGGTCGGCGCTTAGGTTTTGAGAAAGAATTTTCTTTTACAAACTCGGCTGAGGTATATACTGAGTTTGTGCAACTGACTTGCAACCGTCCCTGCGATATGACAGGTATGAGTCACGAGCAATTACAGACCGAAGGTGCGACTCAATGGCCCCATCCAAAAAAGAAACCTGAGCCGATATATATCGATTCTGATACAGGAGTTCTCGGTTTTGAAGAAAATACAGACGTGATTAATCGCGTTTATACAAGTACAGACGCGATTAATCGCGTTTATACAAGTACAGACGCGATTAATCGCGTCTCTACAATTTCTAACTCCAAAAGACTGTACACCGATTTTCGTTTTCACACTCCTGATGGACGCGCTCGATTTGGCGCATATCATTCGCGAGGACTAGCAGAACCACCCGATCCTGATTATCCCTTTGTGCTGACAACTGGGAGACTTTACGGACATTGGCACACTCAAACGCGCACCGGTCGGATTGAAAAAATTCGCTCGATGCATCCGCAACCGTTTATTGAGATTCATCCTCGTGATGCAGCAAAGTTGAATATTACAGATTCCGAGTGGGTGGAAGTGCGATCGCGTCGGGGTAAATCCAAATTTCCGGCTAAAGTAACAAGAGCGATCGCACCCGGTACGGTGTTTGTCCCCATGCATTGGGGTGCGCTGTGGGCAGAAAATTCCGAAGCAAACGCTCTGACTCATCCAGAATCTTGCCCCGACTCACTCCAACCAGAATTAAAAGCTTGTGCCGTACAACTAGCGCCAATTACTGTTAATACCTTGCCTAACCAAGTGTCATTAACTAGTGGAGTTGTTACTTAA
- a CDS encoding DJ-1/PfpI family protein — protein sequence MSTKKILMIVGDYVEDYEVMVPFQALQMVGYTVHAVCPDKKAGDKVRTAVHDFEGDQTYSEKPGHNFTLNATFDEIKAETYDALVIPGGRAPEYIRLNRTVLEITRHFAQANKPIAAICHGLQLLAAADVLQGKRCTAYPACSPDIRLAGGTYVDVSADAAIVDGNLVTAQAWLAHPRWLAEFLKLLGTKVEHLEVAKVN from the coding sequence ATGTCTACAAAGAAAATTTTGATGATTGTTGGCGACTACGTGGAAGATTACGAAGTAATGGTTCCCTTCCAAGCGTTGCAAATGGTAGGATATACTGTCCATGCAGTTTGCCCCGATAAAAAAGCAGGGGATAAGGTGCGGACTGCTGTTCACGATTTTGAGGGAGACCAGACTTATAGTGAAAAACCTGGTCATAACTTTACTTTAAACGCCACATTTGACGAAATAAAAGCTGAAACCTACGATGCTTTAGTTATTCCTGGAGGACGCGCACCAGAATATATCCGATTGAATCGCACGGTGTTAGAAATTACCCGTCACTTTGCCCAAGCAAACAAACCCATCGCTGCTATATGTCACGGTTTACAGTTGTTAGCTGCGGCTGATGTACTCCAAGGCAAACGTTGTACTGCTTACCCTGCGTGTAGTCCTGACATACGCCTTGCTGGTGGAACTTACGTAGATGTATCGGCTGATGCGGCAATAGTTGATGGTAACTTAGTTACAGCTCAAGCTTGGCTTGCTCATCCCCGCTGGCTAGCAGAATTCCTTAAACTACTGGGCACAAAGGTAGAGCATCTAGAGGTAGCGAAAGTTAATTAA
- a CDS encoding LuxR C-terminal-related transcriptional regulator yields MTNSLQSLFKAIADASNEQELRLHVMVQVSEYFVAQRSKLFLFNELPSNQTNIQGMMKLALSLEHNPVLRYVVEHHAPVHEELLLPSGMWKTICPRFDHGHVMAGPIVSNGRLVGGVGFTRVQGTSAFNVRNLADLSALCLHLSTKLATLWSQQIEFNSLAINRLTQREIQITELVAQGLTNAEIGTTLWITENSVKQALKRIFRKIEVSSRAELVARLFSNTRLSQSK; encoded by the coding sequence ATGACAAATTCCTTGCAGTCTTTATTTAAAGCAATAGCTGATGCTAGTAACGAGCAAGAATTACGACTGCACGTTATGGTTCAAGTCAGTGAATATTTTGTTGCCCAACGTTCAAAGCTTTTTTTATTTAATGAGCTTCCCTCTAACCAGACAAATATTCAGGGCATGATGAAATTGGCTTTATCTTTAGAACATAATCCAGTTTTGCGCTACGTAGTCGAGCATCATGCCCCAGTTCATGAAGAATTGTTATTACCTTCTGGTATGTGGAAGACTATATGCCCGCGCTTCGATCACGGACATGTGATGGCTGGACCAATTGTCAGTAATGGTCGTCTTGTTGGCGGAGTTGGCTTTACCCGCGTTCAAGGTACTTCTGCTTTTAATGTTCGCAATCTTGCCGATCTAAGTGCGCTGTGTCTACATCTATCAACCAAGTTAGCAACCTTATGGTCGCAACAAATAGAATTTAATTCTTTGGCAATTAATCGCTTAACCCAGCGTGAAATTCAAATTACTGAACTTGTAGCACAAGGGTTAACAAATGCTGAAATCGGTACAACCCTTTGGATTACAGAAAACTCTGTTAAGCAAGCTTTAAAACGGATATTTCGGAAGATTGAAGTTTCATCTCGTGCTGAGTTAGTGGCGCGGCTTTTTTCAAACACAAGGCTTTCTCAATCCAAGTAA
- a CDS encoding NarK family nitrate/nitrite MFS transporter, which produces MLKGLLSFTGRYRILHQTWFAFFLTFVCWFNFAPFATTIGKQLHLAPEQIKTLGICNLALTIPARIIIGMLLDRFGPRRTYSILLIFSVVPCMATALSQNFNHLVISRLLMGIVGAGFVVGIRMVAEWFPPKDIGIAQGIYGGWGNFGAFGAEFTLPMIAVAASFMTGGASNWRLAIALTGIIAAIYGVIYFNTVQDTPPGKTYKRPKKNGSLEVTSVKSFWAMIVSNFGLIFALGLLAWRLEQKNIHFLNLSQMYLVWLLLAGLFAYQSYQAYKVNRELLIGKKTYAPSERYQFGQVALLEFTYITSFGSELAAVSMLPAFFEKTFGLEHVVAGMIASIYPFMNLISRPSGGLISDKFGSRKWTMTIISAGIGVSYLMAHFINKNWSLPLAIAVTILAAYFAQAGCGATYGIVPLIKKEATGQIAGNVGAYGNFGGVVYLTIFSLSDAPTLFATMGLAAIICAFMCAFFLKEPKGSFAGAYEGESPETATRKSRILVEE; this is translated from the coding sequence ATGCTCAAAGGTTTACTTTCATTTACCGGTCGCTATCGCATCTTACATCAGACTTGGTTTGCTTTCTTTCTCACCTTTGTTTGTTGGTTTAACTTTGCTCCCTTTGCTACAACCATTGGTAAGCAATTACATCTAGCGCCCGAACAAATTAAAACTTTGGGTATCTGCAATTTGGCGCTAACAATTCCGGCGCGAATTATCATTGGGATGCTTCTAGATCGTTTTGGTCCGAGAAGAACTTACTCAATACTGCTAATTTTTTCAGTGGTTCCTTGTATGGCTACAGCGCTGTCACAAAACTTTAACCACTTGGTTATCAGTCGTTTGCTGATGGGAATTGTCGGTGCTGGGTTTGTCGTTGGTATTCGCATGGTAGCGGAATGGTTTCCCCCGAAGGATATCGGCATAGCCCAAGGCATTTATGGCGGTTGGGGCAACTTTGGTGCTTTTGGGGCTGAGTTTACCTTACCGATGATTGCGGTTGCGGCTAGCTTTATGACTGGTGGTGCTTCTAACTGGCGTTTGGCGATCGCTCTTACAGGTATCATTGCGGCGATTTACGGTGTAATTTATTTCAACACTGTTCAAGATACACCTCCTGGCAAAACTTACAAGCGTCCTAAGAAAAATGGTTCTTTGGAAGTAACCAGTGTCAAAAGCTTCTGGGCGATGATTGTCTCAAACTTTGGTTTAATTTTCGCTTTAGGTTTATTAGCTTGGCGTTTGGAACAAAAGAACATTCACTTTTTAAATCTCAGCCAAATGTATTTGGTTTGGTTACTGTTAGCCGGATTATTTGCTTACCAAAGCTACCAAGCTTATAAAGTAAACCGAGAACTGTTAATTGGTAAAAAAACTTACGCTCCTTCAGAACGCTATCAATTTGGTCAAGTAGCTTTACTCGAATTCACTTACATAACTAGCTTTGGTTCGGAACTTGCTGCGGTTTCCATGCTGCCGGCGTTTTTTGAGAAAACTTTTGGTTTAGAACATGTGGTAGCGGGGATGATTGCCTCTATCTATCCTTTCATGAACTTAATTTCTCGTCCTAGCGGTGGCTTAATTTCTGATAAATTTGGCTCTCGCAAATGGACAATGACAATTATTTCTGCTGGTATTGGTGTCAGTTATTTGATGGCACATTTTATTAACAAAAACTGGTCTCTTCCGTTGGCGATCGCTGTCACAATATTAGCCGCTTACTTTGCTCAAGCTGGCTGCGGTGCAACTTACGGTATCGTACCTTTAATTAAGAAAGAAGCCACAGGTCAAATTGCTGGTAATGTCGGTGCTTACGGGAATTTTGGCGGTGTGGTTTATCTGACAATTTTCAGCTTAAGCGATGCACCGACTCTCTTTGCCACAATGGGTTTAGCCGCAATAATCTGCGCCTTTATGTGTGCCTTCTTCCTCAAAGAACCGAAAGGCTCTTTTGCTGGCGCTTACGAAGGTGAATCACCAGAAACTGCAACCCGAAAATCTCGCATTTTAGTGGAAGAATAA
- a CDS encoding DUF6220 domain-containing protein — protein sequence MTIDFNSDNVQPSVRKFQIGFYWVATLFNLCLIAQVLTVGLAFFHNPEWWNIHVWLIRGYSGLTAILLLWVFLIEFPRRVQSLTASMPILLGLQFLTIHLNLPFPLAVFHPLIGFTLFSVSTTLVHRVRQMLFASNKESLS from the coding sequence ATGACCATAGATTTTAACTCTGATAACGTGCAGCCATCTGTACGCAAGTTTCAAATTGGCTTTTATTGGGTAGCCACGCTTTTCAATCTCTGCTTAATTGCCCAAGTGTTGACGGTAGGACTAGCATTCTTTCACAACCCTGAGTGGTGGAATATCCATGTTTGGCTAATACGCGGATACAGCGGACTGACAGCGATTCTGCTTTTATGGGTGTTCTTGATTGAGTTTCCCCGACGAGTGCAAAGCCTTACAGCCAGTATGCCAATACTACTGGGACTGCAATTTCTCACAATTCACCTAAATTTGCCTTTTCCTTTGGCAGTATTCCACCCACTTATCGGTTTTACGCTGTTCTCTGTTTCCACTACTTTAGTTCATCGCGTGCGGCAGATGCTGTTTGCATCAAATAAGGAGTCATTATCTTGA
- a CDS encoding phosphate-starvation-inducible PsiE family protein, whose product MRRLFKRIAESTTDDKFMHHIESIEVVVSKVLSVAMVLVILIAIFDLGVLLIKELFSTPYGAINKTLFKVFGLFLNILIALEILENITAYLRKHVVQVELVIVTSLIAVSRKIIILDLDKTDGVEVIGLAVAIFSLSISYWIIRYSNSK is encoded by the coding sequence ATGCGGAGGCTATTTAAGCGAATTGCAGAATCTACCACAGATGATAAATTTATGCACCACATTGAAAGCATAGAGGTGGTAGTTTCCAAAGTTTTATCTGTTGCAATGGTGCTGGTAATTTTAATAGCGATTTTTGACTTAGGAGTTCTTCTTATTAAAGAACTTTTTTCTACGCCATATGGTGCAATCAACAAAACATTATTTAAGGTATTTGGTTTATTTTTAAATATATTAATTGCTTTAGAAATTTTAGAAAATATCACGGCATATTTACGAAAACACGTTGTTCAGGTAGAATTAGTTATTGTAACTTCATTAATTGCTGTATCTCGAAAAATTATTATACTCGATTTAGATAAAACCGATGGTGTCGAAGTAATTGGACTGGCAGTTGCCATTTTCTCTTTATCAATAAGTTATTGGATTATTCGTTACAGTAATTCAAAATAA
- a CDS encoding sulfurtransferase produces the protein MNYAHPEVLVDTQWVAEHLSDRAAGTLCDRKVRLIQTDIDITAYNSGHIPGAVFWNAFTTFMQPDYRFNFDSSAFSELLARSGIENDTTVIIYSNHNAGANCAFWLLKVFGHNDVRIMNGGRKKWLAEKRPISTEIPTITPTIYTVQNFDTSIRAIPDQVKAAINTDSVLVDVRTHQEYCGELFLMNPPEKTERAGHIPNAIHVFYELALNEDDTFKSAEELYALYHSKGITPDKEVITYCAVGARSSHTWFVLKYLLGYENVRNYDGSWNEWSRLPDTPVET, from the coding sequence TTGAATTACGCTCATCCTGAAGTTTTGGTAGATACTCAATGGGTTGCCGAACATTTGAGCGATCGCGCAGCGGGCACTTTGTGCGATCGCAAAGTGCGTCTTATTCAAACCGATATAGATATCACAGCTTATAACTCTGGTCATATTCCAGGTGCCGTCTTCTGGAACGCATTTACCACATTCATGCAACCCGATTACCGTTTCAATTTCGATTCTTCGGCATTTTCAGAACTGCTTGCACGCTCAGGTATTGAAAATGATACAACCGTCATTATTTATAGCAACCATAATGCTGGTGCTAATTGTGCCTTTTGGTTGCTAAAAGTATTCGGGCATAACGATGTACGAATAATGAATGGTGGTCGCAAAAAATGGCTTGCTGAAAAACGCCCTATCTCTACTGAAATCCCCACTATCACGCCAACAATATATACAGTGCAGAATTTCGATACAAGCATCCGAGCTATACCAGACCAGGTAAAAGCAGCAATTAACACAGACTCCGTTTTAGTGGATGTGCGTACACACCAAGAGTATTGTGGTGAATTATTTCTGATGAACCCACCAGAAAAAACTGAGCGTGCCGGTCACATTCCCAATGCTATTCATGTTTTTTATGAATTGGCTTTGAACGAAGATGATACTTTCAAATCAGCCGAAGAACTGTATGCTTTATACCACAGTAAAGGCATCACTCCTGATAAGGAAGTGATAACCTACTGTGCAGTTGGGGCACGCTCTTCGCATACTTGGTTTGTCTTAAAGTATTTGCTGGGTTATGAGAATGTACGTAATTACGACGGTTCTTGGAATGAGTGGAGCAGATTACCCGACACGCCAGTTGAGACTTAA
- a CDS encoding nitrate reductase associated protein: protein MAVFFKFEADFVESLRCIPMQVRYKLDTCGIKLKLSDWNHMTQVEREALVELPCTTESEIQAYGEYLQNLILQRNGTPASTLFIEPHPAWMDATNIPDSLQKKAEEIGTSITPQQWKDLTPLQRFSLIKLSRPGHENENFPKAIAEFNLDMS from the coding sequence ATGGCAGTCTTTTTTAAATTCGAGGCAGATTTTGTTGAATCTCTACGTTGCATTCCTATGCAAGTGCGCTACAAACTCGATACTTGTGGTATCAAGCTAAAATTATCTGATTGGAATCACATGACGCAAGTGGAACGTGAAGCTTTAGTGGAACTACCTTGCACGACAGAAAGCGAAATTCAAGCTTACGGCGAGTATCTCCAGAATTTGATTTTACAACGCAACGGCACACCAGCGTCAACATTGTTTATTGAGCCTCATCCCGCGTGGATGGATGCAACTAATATACCAGATAGCCTTCAGAAAAAAGCTGAAGAAATAGGTACAAGCATCACACCCCAACAGTGGAAAGATTTAACTCCCTTGCAGCGTTTTTCTCTGATTAAACTGAGTCGTCCGGGACATGAAAACGAAAATTTTCCGAAAGCGATCGCCGAATTTAATTTAGATATGAGTTAG
- a CDS encoding PrsW family glutamic-type intramembrane protease, whose translation MTGKNARHNAFLRLVSGNEAAFGSASRYSLLASKDAVIGRDPNCQVVFDAMIYRMVSRRHAVVRPVSSSADTFFSWVISDLNSANGTYLNGKRLQGTQELQPGDRITLGYDGPELLFEYEIIPQATVMSQPASKPLPPAATPLQSMQKPDSVSFTQLFPIISTGKDLTRKAYLIPGMLTVVFVVLMFATVGHPQANQVIVATYIAFAAYYFVYQLCGKQKPWWVLVASALATTLILLSPLLDIFIFVFRGILPGKLPSPEDATTFTELLVRYFFGAGLMEELLKALPVLGAYAIARLLPSPLRERVGVWEPLDGILLGTASAVGFTLLETLGQYVPYITQNASVQSGVAAGQLVGLQLLIPRILGSVAGHMAYSGYLGYFIGLAVLKPRRSWQILPVGYLSASALHALWNATGSINALLLVVVGVLSYAFLMAAILKARVLSPTRSQNFATRFVGPK comes from the coding sequence ATGACAGGGAAAAACGCAAGACATAATGCTTTTCTGCGGCTAGTGTCTGGTAATGAAGCAGCTTTTGGGTCGGCATCTCGCTACTCGCTGCTTGCCAGTAAAGACGCGGTAATTGGACGTGACCCCAATTGCCAAGTTGTCTTCGATGCCATGATCTATCGGATGGTATCCCGTCGTCATGCGGTGGTTCGTCCCGTGTCTTCATCCGCAGATACTTTCTTTAGCTGGGTAATTTCTGATTTAAATAGTGCTAATGGCACTTATTTAAATGGAAAACGCTTGCAAGGTACTCAGGAATTGCAACCAGGCGATCGCATAACTTTAGGTTACGACGGACCAGAATTACTGTTTGAGTACGAAATCATCCCCCAAGCAACGGTGATGTCGCAACCTGCTTCTAAACCGTTACCACCAGCAGCGACTCCTCTCCAGTCGATGCAAAAACCAGATTCTGTAAGCTTCACTCAACTGTTTCCGATTATTTCTACTGGTAAAGATTTAACTCGTAAAGCGTACCTGATACCGGGAATGCTGACTGTAGTTTTTGTAGTACTAATGTTTGCCACGGTAGGTCATCCGCAAGCCAATCAAGTTATTGTCGCTACTTACATCGCTTTCGCGGCTTACTATTTTGTCTATCAGCTTTGCGGCAAACAAAAGCCTTGGTGGGTGCTAGTGGCTTCAGCATTGGCAACAACGCTGATTTTACTTAGTCCTTTATTAGATATATTTATCTTCGTATTTCGCGGTATCTTACCTGGTAAGTTGCCCTCTCCTGAAGATGCTACCACCTTCACAGAGTTACTGGTACGTTACTTTTTTGGCGCAGGCTTGATGGAGGAATTACTGAAGGCGCTGCCAGTATTAGGAGCGTATGCGATCGCTCGCTTATTACCCTCGCCTTTACGCGAACGTGTCGGCGTTTGGGAACCTCTAGATGGCATTCTTCTCGGAACTGCTTCTGCTGTAGGTTTCACGTTGTTAGAAACTTTGGGGCAGTATGTACCTTACATTACTCAAAATGCTTCAGTACAATCGGGGGTAGCGGCTGGTCAACTAGTAGGATTGCAACTGTTAATTCCTCGCATTTTAGGCTCTGTTGCCGGACACATGGCTTACAGCGGCTATCTAGGGTATTTTATCGGGTTGGCTGTTCTCAAGCCCCGCAGAAGTTGGCAGATTTTGCCTGTTGGTTATCTTAGCGCTTCAGCACTCCACGCTTTGTGGAACGCAACAGGGTCTATCAATGCCTTACTTTTGGTGGTGGTTGGGGTGTTGTCTTACGCCTTTTTGATGGCAGCAATTCTCAAAGCGCGGGTACTATCTCCAACGCGATCGCAAAATTTCGCTACCCGCTTTGTCGGACCTAAATGA
- a CDS encoding ferredoxin--nitrite reductase produces the protein MTDTATTTPSLNKFEKFKAEKDGLAVKAEIEKFASLGWEAMDETDRDHRLKWVGVFFRPVTPGKFMMRLRMPNGILTSHQMRVLAEVVQRYGEDGYADITTRQNIQLRGIRIEDLPDIFNKFEAVGLTSVQSGMDNVRNITGDPVAGLDADELFDTRELVQQIQDMITNNGVGNSEFTNLPRKFNIAITAGRDNSVHAEINDLAFVPAFLEGQGESERQFGFNVLVGGFFSAKRCDAAIPLNAWVPPSDVVAVCRAILEVFRDRGLRANRQKSRLMWLIDEWGLDKFRSEVENRLGKSLISAAAKDEIDWEKRDHIGVYKQKQPGLNYVGLNVPVGRLFADDMFEIARIAEVYGSSEIRLTVEQNVIIPNIADTRLATFLTESLLEKFAIEPNTLTRSLVSCTGAQFCNFALIETKNRALAMIKALESELTFTNSVRIHWTGCPNSCGQPQVADIGLMGTKARKNGKPVEGVDIYMGGKVGKDAHLGTCVTKGIPCEDLQPVLRQLLIENFGARAKEAVISY, from the coding sequence ATGACAGACACAGCAACTACCACACCCAGCTTAAACAAGTTCGAGAAATTCAAAGCAGAAAAAGATGGACTCGCCGTTAAAGCGGAAATCGAAAAATTTGCCTCCTTGGGTTGGGAAGCAATGGACGAAACCGATCGCGACCATCGGCTAAAGTGGGTGGGTGTGTTCTTTCGCCCAGTCACTCCCGGCAAGTTTATGATGCGGTTGCGGATGCCTAACGGTATTCTTACTTCTCATCAAATGCGTGTGTTAGCTGAAGTAGTGCAACGTTACGGCGAAGACGGCTACGCTGACATCACTACCAGACAGAATATCCAATTGCGGGGCATCCGCATTGAAGATTTACCAGATATCTTTAATAAATTTGAGGCTGTTGGCTTAACCAGCGTGCAGTCAGGAATGGACAACGTTCGCAACATCACAGGCGATCCCGTCGCTGGATTAGATGCGGATGAATTGTTTGACACGCGAGAGTTGGTACAGCAAATTCAAGACATGATTACCAACAATGGCGTTGGTAACTCAGAGTTTACCAACCTACCGCGCAAGTTTAACATCGCCATCACCGCTGGACGCGATAACTCAGTTCATGCGGAAATTAACGATTTGGCTTTTGTTCCAGCTTTCTTGGAAGGACAAGGAGAATCTGAACGCCAATTCGGGTTTAATGTCCTTGTCGGTGGCTTTTTCTCTGCCAAACGCTGTGATGCGGCGATTCCCTTAAATGCTTGGGTGCCACCATCCGATGTAGTCGCTGTATGTAGAGCCATTTTAGAAGTTTTTCGCGATCGCGGTTTACGCGCCAATCGCCAAAAATCCCGTCTAATGTGGCTAATTGATGAATGGGGTTTAGACAAATTCCGCTCAGAAGTTGAAAACCGTTTGGGTAAGTCACTGATAAGCGCAGCCGCAAAAGACGAAATCGACTGGGAAAAACGCGACCACATCGGGGTATATAAACAAAAGCAACCCGGATTAAACTACGTAGGGTTAAACGTTCCCGTCGGTCGCTTGTTTGCTGATGATATGTTTGAAATCGCACGTATAGCGGAAGTTTACGGCAGCAGTGAAATCCGCTTGACGGTTGAACAAAACGTGATAATCCCCAATATTGCTGATACAAGATTGGCAACATTTTTAACAGAATCGTTGTTAGAAAAATTTGCAATTGAGCCTAATACGCTAACGCGATCGCTAGTTTCTTGTACAGGCGCACAATTTTGCAACTTTGCCCTCATCGAAACCAAAAACCGCGCCCTGGCGATGATTAAAGCCTTAGAAAGCGAGTTAACATTTACTAACTCTGTACGCATTCACTGGACAGGTTGTCCTAACTCCTGCGGACAACCGCAAGTTGCAGACATCGGCTTAATGGGAACTAAAGCACGTAAAAATGGCAAACCTGTAGAAGGAGTTGACATTTATATGGGCGGCAAAGTTGGTAAAGACGCACATTTAGGAACTTGTGTCACTAAAGGCATACCCTGCGAAGACTTACAGCCAGTATTGCGCCAACTGCTAATAGAAAACTTCGGCGCACGCGCGAAAGAAGCAGTTATTAGTTATTAG